In one Rhopalosiphum padi isolate XX-2018 chromosome 3, ASM2088224v1, whole genome shotgun sequence genomic region, the following are encoded:
- the LOC132927126 gene encoding uncharacterized protein LOC132927126, whose amino-acid sequence MHLRSKTFCRICLVEPKSNKHLMLLNIFKSAIRDIPLTQHLKDLLGMEISSKDIKPKTICGKCFIKVADLYEKKQNAADSKKTINYIVSKESKTANKKSFNNTKLKSTPIIDETKLLPVKNNTLNNLFYIYFVFLLFFFFLILYILTFLI is encoded by the exons CCGAAGTCCAACAAACACTTGATGttgctaaacatttttaaatctgcTATTAGAGATATACCATTGACACAACATTTGAAAGATCTATTAGGAATGGAA ATAAGCTCAAAAGATATTAAGCCAAAGACGATATGCGGGAAGTGTTTTATAAAAGTGGCtgatttgtatgaaaaaaaacaaaatgcggCCGAttctaaaaaaactattaattacatTGTTTCAAAGGAA tctaAAACAGCAAATAAAAAGTCATTCAACAACACGAAATTAAAATCAACTCCAATAATAGacgaaacaaaattattacctGTTaagaataatactttaaataatttattttatatttattttgtatttttattgttttttttctttttaattttgtatattttaacatttctcatttaa